A window of Streptomyces sp. SAI-127 contains these coding sequences:
- a CDS encoding glutamate-1-semialdehyde 2,1-aminomutase: MHSEDFQLPRSRAANERLHALIPGGAHTYAKGDDQYPENLAPVISHGRGAHVWDIDDNRYIEYGSGLRSVSLGHAHPRVTEAVRRELDRGSNFVRPSIVELEAAERFLATVPTADMVKFAKNGSDVTTAAVRLARAVTGRPRVAICGDHPFFSVDDWFIGTTPMSAGIPAAITELTVAFPYGDLAATEALLTRYQDEVACLILEPAGHSEPPPGYLAGLRELADRHGCVLIFDEMISGFRWSEAGAQGLYGVVPDLSTFGKALGNGFAVSALAGRREVMEPGGLRHSDDRVFLLSTTHGAETHSLAAAMAVQATYVEEGVTARLHALGERLAAGVRDAAAGMGVGDHIVVRGRASNLVFATLDENRQPSQEYRTLFLRRLLAGGVLAPSFVVSSALSDADIDRTVEVVAQACAVYRKALDAADPTPWLAGRPVKPVFRRLA, translated from the coding sequence TTGCACAGCGAAGACTTCCAACTGCCCCGGTCGCGTGCGGCCAACGAGCGGCTGCACGCCCTGATCCCCGGCGGCGCGCACACCTACGCCAAGGGCGACGACCAGTACCCCGAGAACCTGGCCCCGGTCATCAGCCACGGCCGCGGTGCCCACGTGTGGGACATCGACGACAACCGCTACATCGAGTACGGGTCCGGCCTGCGGTCGGTCAGTCTGGGTCACGCCCACCCACGCGTGACCGAGGCGGTGCGGCGGGAACTCGACCGCGGCAGCAACTTCGTCCGCCCCTCCATCGTGGAGCTCGAGGCCGCGGAGCGCTTCCTGGCCACGGTACCGACCGCCGACATGGTGAAGTTCGCGAAGAACGGCTCCGACGTCACCACCGCCGCGGTGCGTCTCGCCCGCGCCGTCACCGGGCGCCCGCGGGTGGCCATCTGCGGCGACCATCCGTTCTTCTCCGTCGACGACTGGTTCATCGGCACCACGCCGATGTCCGCCGGCATTCCGGCGGCGATCACCGAGCTCACCGTGGCGTTCCCCTACGGGGACCTGGCCGCCACGGAAGCGCTGCTGACCCGGTACCAGGACGAGGTCGCCTGTCTGATCCTCGAACCCGCCGGCCACAGCGAGCCGCCGCCCGGATACCTCGCGGGCCTGCGCGAGCTGGCCGACCGGCACGGCTGCGTACTGATCTTCGACGAGATGATCAGCGGCTTCCGCTGGTCCGAGGCGGGCGCCCAGGGCCTGTACGGGGTGGTCCCCGACCTTTCCACCTTCGGCAAGGCGCTGGGCAACGGGTTCGCCGTCTCGGCGCTGGCCGGGCGGCGCGAAGTGATGGAACCGGGCGGACTGCGTCACTCGGACGACCGGGTGTTCCTGCTGTCGACCACGCACGGCGCGGAGACACACTCCCTGGCAGCCGCGATGGCCGTGCAGGCCACCTACGTCGAGGAGGGCGTCACCGCGCGGTTGCACGCCCTCGGCGAGCGGTTGGCCGCCGGTGTCCGTGACGCGGCGGCCGGCATGGGCGTCGGCGATCACATCGTCGTCCGGGGCCGGGCCAGCAACCTGGTCTTCGCCACCCTCGACGAGAACCGGCAGCCTTCGCAGGAGTACCGCACGCTGTTCCTGCGCCGGCTTCTCGCGGGCGGGGTGCTGGCTCCGTCGTTCGTGGTGAGCAGCGCGCTCAGCGACGCCGACATCGACCGCACCGTCGAGGTGGTGGCGCAGGCATGCGCGGTGTACCGGAAGGCGCTGGACGCCGCCGACCCCACCCCCTGGCTGGCCGGGCGACCGGTGAAGCCCGTGTTCCGTCGTTTGGCGTGA
- a CDS encoding phosphatase PAP2 family protein, with translation MTGRPAPAVLPPSLRARLGLVAALAALVVVALAVLYAGHSRPGRVDRWIIPPTADSVRPPWRYVALAVDFLGEPAGSAMVVVAAVTGCLLLRRPRAAVLMVAGTGLAVGTATLLKHLVGRTIHGPDNLSYPSGHTAFLTALAFVAALLATDRLGLGRTAGTSLVLAATLLAGAAMGWAQVALGAHYPTDVLGGCCTALAVIPATAWLVDRIADRVADRLADAGPPPRR, from the coding sequence GTGACCGGCCGGCCGGCGCCCGCGGTGCTGCCCCCGTCGCTGCGCGCGCGGCTCGGGCTGGTCGCGGCCCTCGCCGCGCTGGTGGTCGTCGCGCTCGCGGTCCTGTACGCGGGCCACAGCCGGCCCGGCAGGGTGGACAGGTGGATCATCCCGCCGACGGCGGACAGTGTGCGGCCGCCGTGGCGGTACGTCGCTCTGGCCGTGGACTTCCTGGGGGAACCCGCGGGATCCGCGATGGTGGTCGTGGCCGCCGTGACAGGCTGCCTGCTGCTTCGGCGTCCTCGCGCGGCCGTCCTCATGGTTGCCGGCACCGGCCTCGCCGTGGGAACGGCGACGCTGCTCAAGCACCTGGTGGGCCGCACCATCCACGGCCCCGACAACCTGTCCTACCCGAGCGGACACACCGCCTTCCTCACCGCACTCGCCTTCGTCGCGGCGCTGCTCGCGACCGACCGGCTCGGCCTCGGCCGTACGGCCGGCACATCACTCGTGCTCGCCGCGACGCTGCTCGCCGGCGCCGCGATGGGATGGGCCCAGGTCGCCCTGGGCGCCCACTACCCGACCGACGTCCTCGGCGGCTGCTGCACCGCGCTGGCGGTGATACCGGCGACCGCCTGGCTGGTCGACCGGATCGCCGACCGGGTCGCCGACCGGTTGGCCGACGCCGGTCCGCCGCCGCGCCGCTGA
- a CDS encoding acyltransferase encodes MNFRMQPTSQVDETATIGDGTTVWDLAQIREDARLGSGCIVGRGAYVGPGVRIGDNVKLQNYALVYEPAVLGDGVFVGPAAVLTNDCFPRSVDPKGRLKRGGDWEAVAVEVAEGASLGARSVCVAPVRVGRWALVAAGAVVTKDVPDFALVAGVPARRIGWVGRAGVSLVGRDGDPGGWKCPASGALYDEKGGHLVERA; translated from the coding sequence GTGAACTTCAGGATGCAGCCGACCTCCCAGGTCGACGAGACGGCCACCATCGGCGACGGGACGACGGTCTGGGATCTGGCCCAGATCCGGGAGGACGCCCGGCTGGGCAGCGGGTGCATCGTGGGCCGGGGGGCCTATGTCGGCCCGGGGGTGCGGATCGGCGACAACGTGAAGCTCCAGAACTACGCGCTGGTCTATGAACCCGCGGTCCTCGGTGACGGGGTGTTCGTGGGCCCGGCGGCCGTCCTCACCAACGACTGCTTCCCCCGTTCCGTGGACCCGAAGGGCCGGCTGAAGCGCGGCGGCGACTGGGAGGCCGTGGCGGTGGAGGTGGCTGAGGGGGCGTCGCTGGGGGCCCGTTCGGTGTGTGTGGCGCCGGTGCGCGTCGGCCGGTGGGCGCTGGTCGCGGCGGGCGCCGTGGTGACCAAGGACGTACCGGACTTCGCGTTGGTGGCCGGCGTTCCCGCACGCCGGATCGGCTGGGTCGGCCGGGCCGGCGTCAGCCTGGTCGGGCGGGACGGCGATCCGGGCGGCTGGAAGTGCCCGGCGTCCGGTGCGCTGTACGACGAGAAGGGCGGCCACCTCGTCGAGCGCGCATGA
- a CDS encoding SDR family oxidoreductase, with translation MRVLLTGHQGYLGTVMAPVLTAAGHEVVGLDAGLFADSILGETPADPAGHRVDLRDVTAEHVAGVDAVIHLAALSNDPLGSLAPELTYDINHHASVRLARLARDAGVRRFLYASTCSVYGASGGDDLVTEDAPLRPVTPYAESKVRVEDDLHALADGDFTPVFMRNATAFGYSPRLRADIVLNNLVGHALLSGEVLVLSDGTPWRPLVHAADIARAFTAALTAPREAVHDRAFNIGSETNNVTVAEIAQQVAEAVPGSKVVITGENGADPRSYRVDFSRFRAAIPGFDCEWTVKQGALELADAYRKFDLTREDFEQRFTRLAVLRAASDAGTVDDTLRWRR, from the coding sequence ATGCGCGTACTACTGACCGGACACCAGGGCTACCTGGGCACCGTGATGGCCCCGGTCCTCACGGCCGCCGGACACGAAGTCGTCGGCCTCGACGCCGGCCTGTTCGCCGACTCCATCCTCGGCGAGACACCCGCGGACCCGGCGGGACACCGGGTGGACCTCCGCGACGTCACAGCCGAACACGTGGCCGGGGTGGACGCCGTGATCCACCTGGCCGCGCTGTCCAACGACCCGCTGGGATCGCTGGCGCCGGAACTCACCTACGACATCAACCACCACGCGTCCGTACGCCTGGCCCGGCTGGCCCGCGACGCCGGAGTACGACGCTTCCTGTACGCGTCGACCTGCTCCGTCTACGGAGCCTCCGGCGGCGACGACCTGGTCACCGAGGACGCCCCGCTGCGCCCGGTGACCCCGTACGCGGAGTCCAAGGTGCGGGTGGAGGACGACCTGCACGCACTGGCCGACGGCGACTTCACCCCGGTGTTCATGCGCAACGCCACCGCCTTCGGCTACTCACCCCGGCTGCGCGCCGACATCGTGCTGAACAACCTGGTGGGCCACGCGCTCCTGTCCGGCGAGGTCCTGGTGCTCTCCGACGGCACCCCCTGGCGCCCACTGGTGCACGCCGCCGACATCGCACGGGCCTTCACGGCCGCGCTGACCGCGCCACGCGAAGCGGTGCACGACCGCGCGTTCAACATCGGCAGCGAGACCAACAACGTCACGGTCGCCGAGATCGCCCAGCAGGTCGCCGAGGCGGTGCCGGGCTCGAAGGTGGTGATCACCGGGGAGAACGGTGCCGACCCGCGGTCGTACCGGGTGGACTTCTCCCGGTTCCGCGCCGCGATCCCCGGCTTCGACTGCGAGTGGACCGTGAAGCAGGGGGCGCTCGAACTGGCCGACGCCTACCGGAAGTTCGACCTGACCCGGGAGGACTTCGAGCAGCGTTTCACCCGCCTTGCCGTGCTGCGCGCCGCGTCCGACGCCGGCACCGTCGACGACACCCTGCGGTGGCGCCGATGA
- a CDS encoding PIG-L family deacetylase — protein sequence MIRLGAGRLDRIVAVGAHCDDIAIGAGGTLLTLCLAHPGVRVDALVLSGGGSEREQEEQAALDAFCPGADLRLTVHKLPDGRLPVHWDEAKAAVEELRARTDPDLILAPRTDDAHQDHRGLAKLIPTAFRDHLVLGYEIVKWDGDLGRMAAYQPLSPEIAEQKVRLLQEHYPSQRHRPWYDREAFLGLARIRGIECHARYAEAFAATKLTLNLGG from the coding sequence GTGATCCGCCTCGGGGCCGGCCGCCTGGACCGGATCGTCGCGGTGGGCGCGCACTGCGACGACATCGCCATCGGCGCCGGCGGCACACTGCTGACGCTGTGCCTCGCGCACCCGGGTGTCCGCGTCGACGCGCTGGTGCTCTCCGGCGGTGGCAGCGAGCGCGAGCAGGAGGAGCAGGCCGCGCTCGACGCCTTCTGCCCGGGCGCCGACCTGCGGCTGACCGTGCACAAGTTGCCGGACGGCCGGCTGCCCGTGCACTGGGACGAGGCCAAGGCCGCGGTCGAGGAACTGCGCGCGCGGACCGACCCGGATCTGATCCTGGCGCCGCGTACCGATGACGCGCACCAGGACCACCGCGGCCTGGCGAAGCTGATACCCACCGCATTCCGCGACCACTTGGTCCTCGGCTACGAGATCGTCAAGTGGGACGGCGATCTCGGCCGCATGGCGGCGTACCAGCCGTTGTCACCGGAGATCGCCGAACAGAAGGTACGGCTGCTGCAGGAGCACTACCCCTCGCAGCGGCACCGGCCCTGGTACGACCGCGAGGCCTTCCTCGGCCTCGCACGGATTCGCGGCATCGAATGCCACGCGCGCTACGCCGAGGCGTTCGCCGCCACCAAACTCACGCTCAACCTGGGGGGTTGA
- a CDS encoding class I SAM-dependent methyltransferase, with protein sequence MTRCRLCGSTTLASVVDLGATPPCESFLAADQLDLPEPAYPLHLRVCTDCWLAQIPPLITPEETFKEYAYFSSYSTSWVEHARTFVADAVQRVALGPDAFVVEVASNDGYLLRHVVDRGIRCLGIEPSVNVGAAASDAGVPTLTEFLSPETGSAVRAEHGPADLVVANNVYAHIPDVVGFTQGLRALVADDGWVSIEVQHLLTLIEENQYDTIYHEHFQYYTVASAIRALASGGLALVDVELLPTHGGSIRLWARPTEVAGEPSGRVADVLAREKAAGLQELSGYTEFSARVAKVRRDLLKFLVEAAERGETVVGYGAPGKGNTLLNHCGIRPDLLAYTVDRNPYKHGRFTPGTRIPILPPEQIAADKPDYVLVLPWNLRAELVEQLSFVHDWGGRLVFPIPELSIVEVKA encoded by the coding sequence ATGACACGATGCCGACTCTGCGGCTCGACGACGCTGGCGAGCGTCGTCGATCTGGGGGCGACACCGCCGTGCGAGAGCTTTCTCGCCGCGGACCAACTGGACCTGCCGGAACCGGCGTACCCGCTGCACCTGCGGGTCTGCACGGACTGCTGGCTGGCGCAGATCCCGCCGCTGATCACACCGGAGGAGACGTTCAAGGAGTACGCGTACTTCTCGTCGTACTCGACCTCCTGGGTGGAGCACGCGCGCACGTTCGTCGCCGACGCCGTACAGCGCGTCGCTCTCGGTCCCGACGCCTTCGTGGTCGAGGTCGCGAGCAACGACGGCTACCTGCTCAGGCACGTGGTGGACCGGGGGATCCGCTGCCTCGGCATCGAGCCGTCGGTGAACGTCGGTGCCGCGGCGAGCGACGCGGGGGTGCCCACGCTCACGGAGTTCCTGAGCCCGGAGACCGGCTCGGCCGTGCGCGCCGAGCACGGCCCGGCGGACCTGGTCGTGGCCAACAACGTGTACGCGCACATCCCCGACGTGGTCGGGTTCACCCAGGGGCTGCGCGCCCTGGTCGCCGACGACGGCTGGGTCTCCATCGAGGTGCAGCACCTGCTGACCCTGATCGAGGAGAACCAGTACGACACGATCTACCACGAGCACTTCCAGTACTACACGGTCGCGTCCGCGATCCGAGCCCTTGCGAGCGGCGGACTCGCGCTCGTGGACGTGGAGTTGCTGCCCACGCACGGCGGCTCCATCCGGCTGTGGGCCCGGCCGACGGAGGTGGCCGGTGAGCCGAGCGGGCGGGTGGCCGACGTGCTGGCCCGCGAGAAGGCCGCCGGGCTTCAGGAGCTGTCCGGCTACACCGAGTTCTCCGCCCGGGTGGCCAAGGTGCGCCGGGACCTCCTCAAGTTCCTCGTCGAGGCGGCCGAGCGCGGCGAGACGGTCGTCGGCTACGGCGCCCCGGGCAAGGGGAACACCCTGCTCAACCACTGCGGCATCCGGCCCGACCTGCTCGCGTACACGGTCGACCGCAACCCCTACAAGCACGGCAGGTTCACGCCGGGCACCCGCATCCCGATCCTGCCGCCCGAGCAGATAGCCGCCGACAAACCGGACTACGTCCTCGTCCTCCCGTGGAACCTGCGGGCCGAGCTCGTCGAGCAGCTGTCCTTCGTGCACGACTGGGGCGGCCGACTGGTCTTTCCCATACCGGAACTGAGCATTGTCGAGGTCAAGGCATGA
- the rfbC gene encoding dTDP-4-dehydrorhamnose 3,5-epimerase codes for MKATEVPEIAGVFLFEPTPYADERGFFCRTFDVDVVRSVGLDPHAFVQDSLSRSVRGVLRGLHLRSGAGEAKLVRCSYGQIFDVVVDLRPESPTYLGRAFFELSGETQKTVYIPAGCAHGFQALTETADTSYRIDRPHDPAEDVTIAFDDPELAIPWPLPVTSMSQRDREAPSLAELLKHKEG; via the coding sequence ATGAAAGCGACCGAAGTCCCCGAGATCGCCGGCGTGTTCCTCTTCGAGCCGACGCCGTACGCCGACGAACGCGGCTTCTTCTGCCGCACCTTCGACGTCGACGTGGTCCGCTCGGTGGGTCTCGACCCGCACGCCTTCGTCCAGGACAGCCTGTCCCGCTCGGTCCGTGGCGTGCTGCGTGGCCTGCATCTGCGCTCCGGCGCCGGCGAGGCCAAGCTGGTGCGGTGCTCGTACGGGCAGATCTTCGACGTCGTCGTGGACCTGCGGCCGGAGTCGCCCACGTACCTGGGCCGGGCCTTCTTCGAGCTGTCCGGCGAGACGCAGAAGACCGTCTACATCCCGGCGGGGTGCGCGCACGGCTTCCAGGCGCTTACCGAAACCGCCGACACCTCGTACCGTATCGACCGTCCGCACGATCCGGCCGAGGACGTGACTATCGCCTTCGACGACCCGGAGCTCGCCATTCCCTGGCCACTGCCGGTCACGTCGATGTCCCAGCGGGACCGGGAGGCGCCGAGCCTCGCCGAACTCCTCAAGCACAAGGAAGGGTGA
- a CDS encoding polysaccharide pyruvyl transferase family protein, with protein MNTPVRVGVFGLLGSGNLGNDGSLEAVLGYLRTEHPDAEVDALCGGPEAVTARFGIPATRLHWYRGEYRTASRAAAIAGKGVGKLVDVFRTAAWARRHDVVIVPGMGVLEDTLPLRPWGFPYSLFLLCASGRLLRTRVALVSVGAAEIRNRPTRALMRWSARLATYRSYRDTQSRDAMRAMGVDTERDEVYPDLAFSLPAPRASAPSGAPGPVCVGVMDFHGGNDDRARAEEIYRRYLDGTIRFVRALVEEGRPVRLLTGDQCDLSVVAAILDAVDSPLVTAAEPDSLADLMNEMAAADTVVAVRYHNLICALRTGTPVLAVCYAAKSNALMDGMGLGAYCHPAREVDADRLLEQFRDLEKHSAEVRQTLSGRNQVVAQQLAQQFTALTTTLFPAKTNAHALRKAP; from the coding sequence ATGAACACTCCGGTGCGCGTAGGGGTGTTCGGCCTGCTCGGCTCCGGCAACCTCGGCAACGACGGATCGCTCGAGGCGGTGCTCGGGTACCTCCGTACCGAGCACCCGGACGCGGAGGTGGACGCGCTGTGCGGCGGACCCGAGGCCGTCACGGCCCGGTTCGGGATCCCCGCGACACGGCTGCACTGGTACCGCGGGGAGTACCGGACCGCGTCACGCGCGGCGGCGATCGCGGGCAAGGGCGTGGGCAAACTCGTCGACGTCTTCCGCACCGCCGCCTGGGCGCGCCGGCACGACGTGGTGATCGTGCCGGGCATGGGCGTCCTGGAGGACACGCTGCCGTTGCGGCCGTGGGGCTTCCCCTACTCGCTGTTCCTGCTCTGCGCGAGCGGCCGGCTGCTGCGCACCCGGGTCGCGCTGGTCAGCGTCGGCGCCGCCGAGATCCGCAACCGGCCGACCCGGGCCCTGATGCGCTGGTCGGCGCGGCTGGCCACGTACCGGTCGTACCGGGACACCCAGTCCCGTGACGCGATGCGGGCGATGGGCGTGGACACCGAGCGCGACGAGGTCTATCCGGACCTCGCGTTCTCGCTGCCCGCGCCCCGGGCGAGCGCGCCCTCGGGCGCGCCGGGCCCGGTCTGCGTCGGTGTCATGGACTTCCACGGCGGCAACGACGACCGCGCCCGGGCCGAGGAGATATACCGGCGCTACCTCGACGGGACGATCCGGTTCGTCCGCGCACTGGTCGAGGAGGGCAGGCCGGTCCGGCTGCTCACCGGCGACCAGTGCGATCTGTCGGTGGTCGCCGCGATCCTCGATGCCGTCGACTCACCGCTGGTCACCGCGGCCGAACCGGACTCACTGGCCGACCTGATGAACGAGATGGCGGCTGCCGACACGGTGGTGGCTGTCCGCTACCACAACCTGATCTGCGCGCTGAGGACCGGAACACCCGTGCTCGCCGTCTGCTACGCGGCGAAGAGCAATGCGCTCATGGACGGGATGGGCCTCGGCGCGTACTGCCACCCGGCACGCGAGGTCGACGCCGACCGGCTGCTCGAGCAGTTCCGGGACCTGGAGAAGCACTCGGCCGAAGTACGGCAGACCCTGTCCGGGCGGAACCAGGTCGTCGCACAGCAACTCGCCCAGCAGTTCACCGCCTTGACCACGACCTTGTTCCCCGCGAAAACCAACGCCCACGCCCTGCGGAAGGCTCCATGA
- a CDS encoding DUF4910 domain-containing protein, translated as MAPMTTPGEEMYALVERLYPLCRSITGDGVRATLDIVGEYIPLQRHEVPTGTQVLDWTVPQEWNIRDAYIADGSGHRVVDFAASSLHVLGYSVPVSATMPLAELREHLHTLPDQPAWVPYRTSYYKPDWGFCLAQDTLDAMPDGEYEVRIDSTLADGHLTYAEHVVPGQVADEVIVSCHVCHPSLANDNLAGIAVATFLARALAEQTPYYTYRFIFAPGTIGAITWLARNAERVERVKHGLVLACAGDPGGLTYKQSRRGDAEIDRVMRHVLAASERPHHITEFTPYGYDERQYCSPGFNLGVGSLTRTPYAGYPEYHTSADNLDFVSPEAMADTLAVCREASAVLDRNRQYVNLSPYGEPQLGRRGLYEALGGRSDTKQAQMAMLWVLNLSDGEHSLLDVAERSGLPFSAVADAADALHEAGLIKT; from the coding sequence GTGGCGCCGATGACCACACCCGGCGAGGAGATGTACGCACTGGTGGAGCGGCTGTACCCGCTCTGCCGGAGCATCACCGGCGACGGTGTGCGCGCCACCCTGGACATCGTCGGCGAGTACATCCCGCTGCAGAGGCACGAGGTGCCGACCGGGACGCAGGTGCTCGACTGGACGGTGCCGCAGGAGTGGAACATCCGGGACGCGTACATCGCCGACGGCTCCGGCCACCGCGTCGTCGACTTCGCCGCGTCCAGCCTGCACGTGCTCGGCTACAGCGTGCCGGTGTCGGCGACCATGCCGCTGGCCGAACTGCGCGAACACCTGCACACCCTGCCGGACCAGCCGGCCTGGGTGCCCTACCGCACCAGCTACTACAAACCGGACTGGGGATTCTGCCTGGCCCAGGACACCCTGGACGCGATGCCGGACGGCGAGTACGAGGTACGCATCGACTCCACCCTCGCCGATGGCCACCTCACCTACGCCGAGCATGTCGTCCCTGGGCAGGTCGCCGACGAGGTGATCGTCTCCTGCCACGTCTGCCACCCGTCGCTGGCCAACGACAACCTGGCCGGCATCGCGGTGGCGACGTTCCTGGCCCGGGCACTGGCCGAGCAGACGCCGTACTACACCTACCGGTTCATCTTCGCGCCCGGCACCATCGGGGCGATCACCTGGCTGGCCCGCAACGCGGAGCGGGTGGAGCGGGTCAAGCACGGGCTCGTGCTGGCCTGCGCCGGTGACCCGGGCGGGCTGACGTACAAACAGAGCAGACGCGGCGACGCGGAGATCGACCGGGTGATGCGGCACGTGCTGGCCGCCTCCGAACGCCCGCACCACATCACCGAGTTCACTCCCTACGGCTACGACGAGCGGCAGTACTGCTCGCCCGGGTTCAACCTGGGCGTGGGTTCGCTCACCCGGACCCCGTACGCCGGCTACCCCGAGTACCACACCTCCGCGGACAACCTGGACTTCGTCTCCCCGGAGGCCATGGCGGACACTCTTGCGGTCTGCCGCGAGGCGTCCGCCGTCCTCGACCGCAACCGGCAGTACGTCAACCTCAGCCCCTACGGCGAGCCACAGCTGGGCCGGCGCGGGTTGTACGAGGCGCTGGGTGGCCGCAGCGACACCAAGCAGGCCCAGATGGCCATGCTCTGGGTGCTCAACCTGTCCGACGGCGAGCACAGTCTGCTGGACGTCGCCGAGCGGTCCGGGCTGCCGTTCAGTGCCGTCGCCGACGCGGCCGACGCCCTCCACGAGGCCGGGCTGATCAAGACATGA
- a CDS encoding glycosyltransferase family 2 protein yields MTDRPRLSIGLPVYNGEEYLAESLDALLGQTYEDFELVISDNASTDGTQDICRKYAAQDSRIRYLRLSRNIGATPNHNHVLAESRGELFKWASHDDLYGRDLLRRCVQALDERPDMILAHTGQAVIDGDGQVKVPYEYTLATDSPHAPERFRSLLFEPGGDDFYGVMRADVLRRVKPMDSYHHADRTYVAEITLHGRFHQVPELLYFRRDHPTRAERANPSKRSRCVNLDPRRAGPLHPTPRLLAEYVWGFASAIRRAPLSPAERRECYRHLAAWMTSRVRPGAGERVEDRAPVDAGGLTVSVDALVAGREGRRA; encoded by the coding sequence ATGACCGACCGACCCAGGCTGAGCATCGGCCTGCCCGTGTACAACGGCGAGGAGTACCTGGCCGAGTCGCTCGACGCCCTGCTCGGCCAGACCTACGAGGACTTCGAGCTGGTCATCTCCGACAACGCCTCGACCGACGGAACTCAGGACATCTGCCGCAAGTACGCGGCGCAGGACTCGCGTATCCGGTACCTCCGGCTGTCCCGGAACATCGGCGCCACGCCGAACCACAACCATGTGCTCGCCGAGTCCCGCGGCGAGCTGTTCAAGTGGGCCTCCCACGACGACCTCTACGGCCGCGACCTGCTGCGGCGCTGCGTTCAGGCGCTGGACGAGCGGCCGGACATGATCCTCGCGCACACCGGCCAGGCGGTCATCGACGGCGACGGCCAGGTGAAGGTCCCCTACGAGTACACGCTCGCCACCGACTCGCCGCACGCCCCGGAGCGCTTCCGCAGTCTGCTGTTCGAGCCGGGCGGCGACGACTTCTACGGGGTGATGCGGGCCGACGTGCTGCGCCGGGTGAAACCGATGGACAGCTACCACCACGCGGACCGCACGTACGTCGCCGAGATCACCCTGCACGGGCGCTTCCACCAGGTGCCGGAGCTGCTGTACTTCCGCCGCGACCACCCCACCCGTGCCGAGCGGGCGAACCCGTCCAAGCGCTCCCGGTGCGTCAACCTGGACCCGCGCCGGGCAGGCCCGCTGCACCCGACTCCCCGGCTGCTGGCCGAGTACGTCTGGGGCTTCGCCTCGGCGATCCGGCGGGCCCCGCTGTCCCCCGCCGAGCGGCGTGAGTGCTACCGCCACCTGGCCGCGTGGATGACCAGCCGGGTCCGGCCGGGCGCCGGTGAGCGGGTCGAGGACCGCGCCCCGGTCGACGCGGGCGGGCTCACGGTCTCCGTCGACGCCCTTGTCGCCGGCCGGGAGGGGCGCCGGGCATGA
- a CDS encoding glucose-1-phosphate cytidylyltransferase, with amino-acid sequence MKVVLFCGGYGMRMRNGASDDVPKPMAMVGPRPLIWHVMRYYAHFGHTEFILCLGYGAQHIKDFFLNYEETTSNDFVLRKGETELLSTDISDWTITFAQTGIESPIGERLRRVRHHLDGDEMFLANYADVLTDAPLPEMIEKFAQRDAGASMMVVPPQSSFHCVELGEDGLVGGITAVSELPLWENGGYFVLRQEVFDHIPENGDLVADGCGQLAKRGRLVAHQHRGFWKPTDTVKERAALDEAYARGDRPWAVWERDDAGVGA; translated from the coding sequence ATGAAGGTCGTTCTGTTCTGCGGCGGTTACGGGATGCGGATGCGCAACGGGGCCTCCGACGACGTGCCCAAGCCGATGGCGATGGTCGGCCCCAGGCCGCTGATCTGGCACGTCATGCGCTACTACGCGCACTTCGGCCACACGGAGTTCATTCTGTGCCTCGGGTACGGCGCACAACACATCAAGGACTTCTTCCTCAACTACGAGGAGACGACGTCCAACGACTTCGTGCTGCGCAAGGGGGAGACCGAGCTGCTGTCCACCGACATCTCGGACTGGACGATCACGTTCGCGCAGACCGGCATCGAGTCCCCGATCGGAGAGCGGCTGCGCCGGGTGCGGCACCACCTGGACGGCGACGAGATGTTCCTCGCCAACTACGCCGACGTCCTCACCGACGCCCCGCTGCCCGAGATGATCGAGAAGTTCGCGCAGCGTGACGCCGGTGCGTCGATGATGGTCGTACCGCCCCAATCCTCTTTCCACTGCGTGGAGTTGGGCGAGGACGGCCTGGTCGGCGGCATCACCGCGGTGAGTGAACTGCCGCTGTGGGAGAACGGCGGCTACTTCGTGCTCCGCCAGGAGGTCTTCGACCACATACCGGAGAACGGTGACCTGGTGGCCGACGGATGCGGCCAACTCGCCAAGCGCGGGCGGCTGGTGGCGCACCAGCACCGCGGCTTCTGGAAGCCGACCGACACCGTGAAGGAGCGGGCCGCGCTCGACGAGGCCTACGCCCGGGGCGACCGCCCATGGGCCGTGTGGGAACGGGACGACGCCGGGGTCGGCGCGTGA